From the genome of Winogradskyella forsetii, one region includes:
- a CDS encoding EF-hand domain-containing protein — protein MITKTLKTGIALIAVASFSFVGAQEKQDIKPQLKKDKLEIKKDRSERMFKHLDINADNSITLEEFKEKRVKDPSNEEKTEKQFAEIDTDKNESIDRKEFKIYFESNLKPTRIENKINTKNNKNTVEKG, from the coding sequence ATGATTACTAAAACATTAAAAACTGGAATTGCATTAATTGCAGTAGCTTCATTTTCATTTGTAGGAGCTCAAGAAAAGCAAGACATAAAGCCCCAATTAAAAAAGGATAAACTTGAAATAAAAAAGGATAGATCGGAGCGCATGTTCAAGCACCTCGACATCAATGCTGATAATAGTATCACCTTGGAGGAGTTTAAAGAAAAACGCGTGAAGGATCCTTCTAATGAGGAAAAAACTGAAAAACAATTTGCAGAAATTGATACGGATAAAAATGAATCCATAGACAGAAAAGAGTTTAAAATCTATTTTGAATCTAACCTTAAACCAACTAGGATCGAAAACAAAATAAATACAAAAAACAATAAGAATACTGTAGAGAAAGGATAG